The genomic DNA ATCAATTCGCCCTGGGCATTCAATACGTTTAATTCCAAATCAGTAACGCTTGTGAACGTCGTGATCGGTAAGCCTAAAGCCGGCGAAAGCCCTAACGTAACCACAGACAAAAACGTATATAAAGATGCTCCGTTTCGGGCTATATTCATCTGTGGCAGTAATACCAAATATCCCTTTTTTTCTCCCGGTTCAATTAAGTTCGCTTCCACTTCGCGGTAAAATCTCTCAGCCATGGGGTCATCTGCCCTAGCAAACTCTGCTTCGGGATTGAAATTTTCTAAAGATTCTTCATTTAAAAAAACCGCTTGTAAATAGGGTAATCTATCTTCAAAATCCCGATTCGGTGCTGCCGTTGCTTTGCTTAAACAAAAAGCCGTACAACCGGACAAAAAATTTAACCCCAATAATAATGCAAATATTTTCTTCATAAAAATTTCCTGGTGTTTTTTGCTAGTTAGATTATACAAAAGAAAATAAAAAGCTATTTTCACCCGCAAAAAAAGGCCCCTTGCGCAAAGGGGCCTTTTTGTATTGTGCGGATCAGAAAGTCCGTTCTTTGATTTGTTCTTTCGGATCTTCGTCCAAAGCTGTTGTTGTGTACGGGACTTTTTTAAAGTCTATTTGGGTCAAATCCACTTTGCGGATTTGAGAATTATACATAGTGCGGTAATAAAACGCCGGATGGGTGGTGTCGCTAACGCAGGTCACTTGGGTAGCGCTGGGTATATTCGGAATCGGTTGGTCCGGTGCGAACTCGGCCCCTATCGGAATATCAAACGCATTTAAGATGTGAAAAGCCTGTGTGACTGCCCCGTATTTATCGGCAGGCGTGCGCGAACCATGCAACCAAAAGAACGCACGGATAAAGCGCGATGGCGGAGTAAAATCACCGGGTATGCCCAACAGCGCCGAGCCGGACCCCAACGAAAATAAATCCGCTCCGCCAAAGGTTTTGGCGGGTATCGTGCCCGGCATGAGATTGATGTAATTGTTCAAGTTGCCCAAATGCCAAGCAAAATCGGGAGAGTTTGTTAACACACCGATTTTATTTTCATAGATTTTGCGTTCTCCGCGGTTGGTGATTTCTAATACAATGTTGCGTCCGCTGGCATCGGCAATGCGCCAATGTCCGGTATTATAATTACCTTTTTCGTCGGGTTTGGCAATCGGAATAATATCTATCTTTTTAAGATGTTTTAATACTTCATCTACCGAAGCAAAGTTAGACAATATCCACGGGACCAGC from Elusimicrobiaceae bacterium includes the following:
- a CDS encoding choloylglycine hydrolase family protein, with the protein product MKKITALLAAATFTATAVSPALACTGISLSAEDGTRIQARTIEWSGYDLKAKLAVWPRGVKKTSYTPEGKNGLSWTTRYGVVGATTIMDEFITEGINEKGLSAGIFFFSHYGSLAPYNPKKAKQSVSDAELVPWILSNFASVDEVLKHLKKIDIIPIAKPDEKGNYNTGHWRIADASGRNIVLEITNRGERKIYENKIGVLTNSPDFAWHLGNLNNYINLMPGTIPAKTFGGADLFSLGSGSALLGIPGDFTPPSRFIRAFFWLHGSRTPADKYGAVTQAFHILNAFDIPIGAEFAPDQPIPNIPSATQVTCVSDTTHPAFYYRTMYNSQIRKVDLTQIDFKKVPYTTTALDEDPKEQIKERTF